A window from Argopecten irradians isolate NY chromosome 3, Ai_NY, whole genome shotgun sequence encodes these proteins:
- the LOC138318126 gene encoding leucine-rich repeat-containing protein 74A-like isoform X2, whose protein sequence is MERLVGSRPASSASKIQRRATPRDRGQTPRGPTKTSSRLNSPLGSHAATDLGSELELITAAIEPTGGTLTVDIEDGDGWDTDLEDVMPKNSKNKKGKKENYPKRKVLSEEEKARLVYIRACIKFSITPSSLFLRGLKKEQINLQNQGLGPLGTQAVALSLVIDRSVTDLVISGNAIGQTGIRYITDMLMINDNISHLDVSDNNLQSYGAQALSNMLLQNDNILSLNASGNHFNRNDALLFAEAIQFYRFSLRVLDLSHNNFETEGGQHLGPALAANDTIEILDISWNHLSSKGVEAVAQGLKENTSIKTLNVSWNGIGDDGALFLVQAANVNETLEVLQMDANRIGPDGLTNLLQELASNKVLLELKISKNPITTLGPESALQVINAHPEMGIQVLEIQDSWLTSEACRLVYDIQELKPKFKVVHGGFTNAHDLIKASIKKREENCMNDPFLFLINYVNDNRLRWMDLFNRLDTDKNFSISYDEFRDGMKANNIPISDKDVQILMERLDEDHDGAIDFGELLEGQKKYLKRFEKVMGVTTSITSSSPSTRQNSRPPSRQRSRPSSRTQSRPTSRQQSRPTSRTDRTAALTIQQKARSDMETYAHTIQSSNESSMKS, encoded by the exons ATGGAGCGCTTGGTCGGAAGCAGGCCGGCGAGCAGTGCCAGTAAAATTCAAAGGAGAGCAACTCCAAGGGATAGGGGCCAGACCCCTCGAGGGCCAACGAAAACCTCGTCACGACTTAACTCACCTTTGGGGTCCCATGCTGCCACCGACCTTGGGTCTGAGCTCGAACTGATAACCGCAGCAATAGAGCCAACAGGCGGGACACTGACAGTTGACATTGAGGACGGGGATGGATGGGATACCGATCTAGAGGACGTCA tgcctaaaaattcaaaaaataaaaaaggcaAAAAGG AAAATTACCCAAAGCGGAAAGTTCTTTCAGAAGAGGAGAAGGCACGCTTGGTCTATATACGGGCATGTATCAAATTCAGCATAACACCATCGTCGCTGTTCCTTCGGGGACTCAAAAAAGAACAGATCAACCTACAAAATCAAGGCTTAGGACCGCTGGGAACTCAGGCCGTCGCCCTCAGTCTGGTG ATTGATCGGAGCGTGACCGACCTCGTGATATCAGGAAACGCCATAGGACAAACTGGAATTCGATATATCACGGACATGTTGATGATAAACGATAACATTAGCCATCTT GACGTCTCTGATAATAATCTCCAGTCGTACGGCGCACAGGCCCTCAGTAATATGTTATTACAGAACGACAATATCCTGTCACTAAATGCATCAG GTAACCACTTTAACAGGAACGACGCCTTGTTGTTTGCTGAGGCTATTCAGTTTTAC CGGTTCTCCTTGCGGGTCTTGGACCTCAGTCATAATAATTTTGAGACAGAAGGAGGTCAACATCTGGGGCCCGCTCTAG CTGCCAACGACACCATAGAAATTTTAGATATCAGTTGGAACCACCTGTCTAGTAAGGGAGTTGAAGCCGTGGCGCAAGGACTCAAG GAGAACACCAGTATCAAAACCCTCAACGTGTCTTGGAATGGTATCGGCGACGACGGTGCCCTCTTTCTTGTACAGGCCGCTAATGTCAATGAGACACTTGAAGTATTACAAATGGACGCCAACAGGATAGGACCAGATGGTCTAACCAACCTTCTCCAGGAACTAGCGAGCAACAAAGTGTTATTAGAACTTAAG ATCAGTAAGAACCCTATCACAACCTTAGGTCCCGAGAGTGCCCTCCAGGTCATCAATGCTCACCCAGAAATGGGCATACAGGTGCTAGAGATACAG GATTCCTGGCTGACTAGCGAGGCGTGTAGACTTGTGTATGACATTCAGGAGTTGAAGCCTAAGTTTAAAGTAGTACACGGGGGATTCACAAACGCTCATGACCTTATAAAGGCATCCATTAAAAAGCGCGAGGAAAATTGTATGAATGACCCCTTCCTCTTCCTCATTAATTACGTCAATGACAACAGACTGCGTTGGATGGATCTGTTTAACAGACTCGACACCGACAAAAACTTCTCCATCAGTTACGATGAGTTCCGAGATGGTATGAAG GCTAACAACATACCGATATCTGACAAAGATGTACAGATTCTGATGGAGAGACTTGATGAAGACCATGACGGAGCTATTGATTTTGG TGAGCTACTCGAAGGTCAGAAGAAGTATTTGAAAAGGTTTGAGAAGGTGATGGGGGTCACCACTAGCATAACGTCATCTTCACCCTCGACTAGGCAGAATTCAAGGCCTCCATCACGGCAAAGGTCACGACCTTCGTCAAGGACACAGTCACGACCGACGTCACGGCAACAATCGAGACCTACATCTAG
- the LOC138318126 gene encoding leucine-rich repeat-containing protein 74A-like isoform X1, translating to MERLVGSRPASSASKIQRRATPRDRGQTPRGPTKTSSRLNSPLGSHAATDLGSELELITAAIEPTGGTLTVDIEDGDGWDTDLEDVKKLIEKAKPKKSVPKNSKNKKGKKENYPKRKVLSEEEKARLVYIRACIKFSITPSSLFLRGLKKEQINLQNQGLGPLGTQAVALSLVIDRSVTDLVISGNAIGQTGIRYITDMLMINDNISHLDVSDNNLQSYGAQALSNMLLQNDNILSLNASGNHFNRNDALLFAEAIQFYRFSLRVLDLSHNNFETEGGQHLGPALAANDTIEILDISWNHLSSKGVEAVAQGLKENTSIKTLNVSWNGIGDDGALFLVQAANVNETLEVLQMDANRIGPDGLTNLLQELASNKVLLELKISKNPITTLGPESALQVINAHPEMGIQVLEIQDSWLTSEACRLVYDIQELKPKFKVVHGGFTNAHDLIKASIKKREENCMNDPFLFLINYVNDNRLRWMDLFNRLDTDKNFSISYDEFRDGMKANNIPISDKDVQILMERLDEDHDGAIDFGELLEGQKKYLKRFEKVMGVTTSITSSSPSTRQNSRPPSRQRSRPSSRTQSRPTSRQQSRPTSRTDRTAALTIQQKARSDMETYAHTIQSSNESSMKS from the exons ATGGAGCGCTTGGTCGGAAGCAGGCCGGCGAGCAGTGCCAGTAAAATTCAAAGGAGAGCAACTCCAAGGGATAGGGGCCAGACCCCTCGAGGGCCAACGAAAACCTCGTCACGACTTAACTCACCTTTGGGGTCCCATGCTGCCACCGACCTTGGGTCTGAGCTCGAACTGATAACCGCAGCAATAGAGCCAACAGGCGGGACACTGACAGTTGACATTGAGGACGGGGATGGATGGGATACCGATCTAGAGGACGTCA AAAAGCTTATAGAAAAAGCTAAACCAAAGAAATCGG tgcctaaaaattcaaaaaataaaaaaggcaAAAAGG AAAATTACCCAAAGCGGAAAGTTCTTTCAGAAGAGGAGAAGGCACGCTTGGTCTATATACGGGCATGTATCAAATTCAGCATAACACCATCGTCGCTGTTCCTTCGGGGACTCAAAAAAGAACAGATCAACCTACAAAATCAAGGCTTAGGACCGCTGGGAACTCAGGCCGTCGCCCTCAGTCTGGTG ATTGATCGGAGCGTGACCGACCTCGTGATATCAGGAAACGCCATAGGACAAACTGGAATTCGATATATCACGGACATGTTGATGATAAACGATAACATTAGCCATCTT GACGTCTCTGATAATAATCTCCAGTCGTACGGCGCACAGGCCCTCAGTAATATGTTATTACAGAACGACAATATCCTGTCACTAAATGCATCAG GTAACCACTTTAACAGGAACGACGCCTTGTTGTTTGCTGAGGCTATTCAGTTTTAC CGGTTCTCCTTGCGGGTCTTGGACCTCAGTCATAATAATTTTGAGACAGAAGGAGGTCAACATCTGGGGCCCGCTCTAG CTGCCAACGACACCATAGAAATTTTAGATATCAGTTGGAACCACCTGTCTAGTAAGGGAGTTGAAGCCGTGGCGCAAGGACTCAAG GAGAACACCAGTATCAAAACCCTCAACGTGTCTTGGAATGGTATCGGCGACGACGGTGCCCTCTTTCTTGTACAGGCCGCTAATGTCAATGAGACACTTGAAGTATTACAAATGGACGCCAACAGGATAGGACCAGATGGTCTAACCAACCTTCTCCAGGAACTAGCGAGCAACAAAGTGTTATTAGAACTTAAG ATCAGTAAGAACCCTATCACAACCTTAGGTCCCGAGAGTGCCCTCCAGGTCATCAATGCTCACCCAGAAATGGGCATACAGGTGCTAGAGATACAG GATTCCTGGCTGACTAGCGAGGCGTGTAGACTTGTGTATGACATTCAGGAGTTGAAGCCTAAGTTTAAAGTAGTACACGGGGGATTCACAAACGCTCATGACCTTATAAAGGCATCCATTAAAAAGCGCGAGGAAAATTGTATGAATGACCCCTTCCTCTTCCTCATTAATTACGTCAATGACAACAGACTGCGTTGGATGGATCTGTTTAACAGACTCGACACCGACAAAAACTTCTCCATCAGTTACGATGAGTTCCGAGATGGTATGAAG GCTAACAACATACCGATATCTGACAAAGATGTACAGATTCTGATGGAGAGACTTGATGAAGACCATGACGGAGCTATTGATTTTGG TGAGCTACTCGAAGGTCAGAAGAAGTATTTGAAAAGGTTTGAGAAGGTGATGGGGGTCACCACTAGCATAACGTCATCTTCACCCTCGACTAGGCAGAATTCAAGGCCTCCATCACGGCAAAGGTCACGACCTTCGTCAAGGACACAGTCACGACCGACGTCACGGCAACAATCGAGACCTACATCTAG
- the LOC138318125 gene encoding patched domain-containing protein 3-like — MTVTTFYKHHEERLGRVFEMYGRLVSRYPMAIIIVCLLVNCTLFGVGILYVESETDTEILYTPRGARVYKDKAHLEKIFTDKSGSNFYPRGIIGLNKECHVIIQTKNGSNILTPSFLEEIKRVDAFVRNISESENATSSTFSDVCALRNGKCVVSGDFLFTENFKSHLLAKNITFPIFSRSVISTNFGDVISSNGTLEFSSMVFLRYYLRQDTIEALLNSAEWEEAFLHAMKSFHSEVVSVAYAATISKDEELSKNISGDLKFFCLTILIMLVYARCATSGGNCVSERQNLGRASVLATCLAIASSLGLLSALGVKYVEIAGIMPFLVLGIGLDDMFILMSCLADAEVKSSIEERIMHTMRTGGVAITITSVTDFLAFAIGATSVFLGVQNFCLFTGTAIIFCYLNQLAFFMPCMVINERRVAAQRHCGTCLRTKSRPELIADGHSKCFVFCCGGEPPKLRSDNEGILESFPKRVLQKALANVVFKVCAVILFIGYIAAAVFGCMNLKEGLLLSNIVDKSSYYHTYAKLIEDHFAIEVPVAFVCTSPLEYHDHVTQRKITDMLANAKQAPLINSNVEINWLRDYKASDFYKGSNASEFVSGIQKFLSARPDHANDVILDDTGTEIIASRFYVISNDVTLTTDQGEMMIFLREIADNFELPVIAYSYWFFDFEQFAAILPNTLKTMGIAIVVICVMTILFMPHPFLIACVTVTMTTILLGVCGFMYYWDMTLSTVTMIELIMCIGFSVDSSAHMCHAFITVQGNTRTARVNAALERAGSPVFNAALSSIIGITLLIFSSSYVFRTFFKMMILVFLFGLAHAIFLLPIVFSKFGPISVGNDREDNKASGELLGRERRAAEKDTACI; from the exons ATGACGGTCACGACGTTCTACAAGCACCATGAAGAACGTCTTGGGCGCGTGTTTGAGATGTACGGACGCCTAGTGAGCCGCTATCCGATGGCCATCATTATTGTCTGCCTTCTGGTTAACTGCACGCTGTTTGGCGTTGGTATTCTATATGTTGAGTCTGAGACCGACACTGAGATTCTTTACACCCCACGTGGAGCTAGAGTCTACAAAGACAAGGCTCATCTCGAAAAAATCTTCACGGACAAATCAGGTTCAAACTTTTACCCTCGAGGAATCATCGGACTTAACAAGGAATGCCACGTAATTATACAAACTAAAAACGGGTCCAATATCTTGACACCTTCATTTCTAGAAGAAATCAAACGTGTAGACGCGTTTGTGCGAAACATCAGTGAATCGGAAAATGCAACCAGCTCTACTTTCTCAGACGTGTGTGCCTTGAGGAACGGGAAATGTGTGGTTTCAGGAGATTTTTTATTTACGGAAAACTTTAAGAGTCATCTTCTGGCAAAAAACATCACTTTTCCGATATTTTCCAGAAGTGTTATCAGCACAAATTTTGGTGACGTCATTTCCTCCAACGGAACACTGGAGTTCTCTTCCATGGTGTTTTTGCGGTACTACCTAAGACAAGATACGATAGAAGCTTTGTTGAATTCAGCTGAATGGGAGGAAGCTTTTCTTCACGCCATGAAGTCATTTCATTCAGAGGTGGTGTCAGTTGCATATGCAGCGACAATTTCTAAAGATGAAGAACTGAGTAAAAACATCAGTGGCGATTTGAAGTTCTTTTGCCTCACCATTTTGATAATGTTGGTGTATGCGAGATGCGCAACCTCCGGTGGGAACTGTGTGTCAGAAAGACAGAACCTTGGTCGGGCAAGTGTTTTAGCCACTTGTCTCGCCATTGCATCCTCACTCGGCTTGCTTAGTGCGTTAGGTGTCAAGTACGTGGAGATCGCGGGAATCATGCCTTTTCTCGTCTTAG gtattggtTTGGATGATATGTTTATCTTGATGTCTTGCTTGGCGGATGCGGAAGTGAAGAGTTCCATAGAGGAAAGAATCATGCATACCATGAGAACAGGGGGCGTTGCCATCACCATAACATCTGTCACAGACTTCCTTGCGTTTGCGATAGGAGCTACATCGGTTTTCCTCGGAGTGCAGAACTTCTGTCTTTTTACTG GAACTGCTATCATTTTCTGCTACCTTAACCAGCTGGCCTTCTTTATGCCTTGTATGGTAATCAACGAAAGACGGGTTGCTGCCCAAAGACACTGTGGTACATGCCTTCGGACCAAATCTCGACCTGAACTTATCGCAGATGGACATTCCAAGTGCTTCGTGTTCTGTTGCGGTGGAGAACCTCCGAAATTACGGTCAGATAATGAGGGGATTCTCGAATCTTTCCCTAAACGTGTGTTACAGAAAGCCTTGGCAAATGTCGTGTTTAAGGTTTGCGCAGTCATTTTATTCATCGGGTATATAGCGGCAGCTGTGTTCGGGTGTATGAACCTTAAAGAAGGTTTGCTACTCAGCAATATAGTCGACAAAAGCTCATATTACCACACTTACGCCAAGCTGATAGAAGATCACTTTGCTATTGAGGTTCCCGTGGCGTTTGTCTGCACGTCTCCACTCGAGTATCATGATCATGTGACgcagagaaaaatcaccgacatGTTGGCAAACGCGAAACAAGCTCCACTTATTAATTCGAACGTTGAGATTAACTGGCTCAGAGACTATAAGGCTTCCGATTTCTATAAGGGATCCAACGCCTCGGAGTTTGTATCCGGTATTCAGAAGTTTTTATCCGCACGGCCAGATCACGCCAATGACGTCATACTGGATGACACAGGAACTGAAATAATAGCTTCAAGATTTTACGTAATTTCCAATGACGTCACCTTGACAACAGACCAGGGCGAAATGATGATTTTCTTGCGAGAAATTGCCGATAACTTTGAACTGCCAGTTATTGCATATAGTTACTGGTTTTTTGATTTCGAACAATTCGCAGCCATATTGCCAAATACGTTGAAAACCATGGGCATAGCTATTGTCGTAATTTGTGTGATGACGATTCTGTTCATGCCCCATCCATTCCTGATCGCATGCGTAACGGTCACCATGACGACAATTCTTTTGGGCGTGTGTGGGTTTATGTACTACTGGGATATGACCTTGAGCACGGTGACCATGATCGAACTTATCATGTGCATTGGCTTCTCAGTTGACTCCAGTGCACACATGTGTCACGCTTTTATCACTGTACAAGGGAACACACGTACTGCACGTGTAAATGCTGCCCTTGAGCGGGCGGGGTCTCCTGTCTTCAACGCGGCCTTATCATCTATCATAGGGATCACTCTTTTAATATTCTCTTCCTCATATGTATTCAGgacatttttcaaaatgatgaTTCTTGTTTTCCTGTTCGGGCTTGCGCATGCCATCTTTTTATTGCCTATTGTCTTCTCTAAATTTGGTCCAATCAGCGTCGGGAATGATAGAGAAGACAATAAGGCATCAGGTGAGCTGTTGGGACGTGAACGAAGAGCTGCTGAGAAAGATACGGCATGCATCTGA
- the LOC138318126 gene encoding leucine-rich repeat-containing protein 74A-like isoform X4 has protein sequence MERLVGSRPASSASKIQRRATPRDRGQTPRGPTKTSSRLNSPLGSHAATDLGSELELITAAIEPTGGTLTVDIEDGDGWDTDLEDVKNYPKRKVLSEEEKARLVYIRACIKFSITPSSLFLRGLKKEQINLQNQGLGPLGTQAVALSLVIDRSVTDLVISGNAIGQTGIRYITDMLMINDNISHLDVSDNNLQSYGAQALSNMLLQNDNILSLNASGNHFNRNDALLFAEAIQFYRFSLRVLDLSHNNFETEGGQHLGPALAANDTIEILDISWNHLSSKGVEAVAQGLKENTSIKTLNVSWNGIGDDGALFLVQAANVNETLEVLQMDANRIGPDGLTNLLQELASNKVLLELKISKNPITTLGPESALQVINAHPEMGIQVLEIQDSWLTSEACRLVYDIQELKPKFKVVHGGFTNAHDLIKASIKKREENCMNDPFLFLINYVNDNRLRWMDLFNRLDTDKNFSISYDEFRDGMKANNIPISDKDVQILMERLDEDHDGAIDFGELLEGQKKYLKRFEKVMGVTTSITSSSPSTRQNSRPPSRQRSRPSSRTQSRPTSRQQSRPTSRTDRTAALTIQQKARSDMETYAHTIQSSNESSMKS, from the exons ATGGAGCGCTTGGTCGGAAGCAGGCCGGCGAGCAGTGCCAGTAAAATTCAAAGGAGAGCAACTCCAAGGGATAGGGGCCAGACCCCTCGAGGGCCAACGAAAACCTCGTCACGACTTAACTCACCTTTGGGGTCCCATGCTGCCACCGACCTTGGGTCTGAGCTCGAACTGATAACCGCAGCAATAGAGCCAACAGGCGGGACACTGACAGTTGACATTGAGGACGGGGATGGATGGGATACCGATCTAGAGGACGTCA AAAATTACCCAAAGCGGAAAGTTCTTTCAGAAGAGGAGAAGGCACGCTTGGTCTATATACGGGCATGTATCAAATTCAGCATAACACCATCGTCGCTGTTCCTTCGGGGACTCAAAAAAGAACAGATCAACCTACAAAATCAAGGCTTAGGACCGCTGGGAACTCAGGCCGTCGCCCTCAGTCTGGTG ATTGATCGGAGCGTGACCGACCTCGTGATATCAGGAAACGCCATAGGACAAACTGGAATTCGATATATCACGGACATGTTGATGATAAACGATAACATTAGCCATCTT GACGTCTCTGATAATAATCTCCAGTCGTACGGCGCACAGGCCCTCAGTAATATGTTATTACAGAACGACAATATCCTGTCACTAAATGCATCAG GTAACCACTTTAACAGGAACGACGCCTTGTTGTTTGCTGAGGCTATTCAGTTTTAC CGGTTCTCCTTGCGGGTCTTGGACCTCAGTCATAATAATTTTGAGACAGAAGGAGGTCAACATCTGGGGCCCGCTCTAG CTGCCAACGACACCATAGAAATTTTAGATATCAGTTGGAACCACCTGTCTAGTAAGGGAGTTGAAGCCGTGGCGCAAGGACTCAAG GAGAACACCAGTATCAAAACCCTCAACGTGTCTTGGAATGGTATCGGCGACGACGGTGCCCTCTTTCTTGTACAGGCCGCTAATGTCAATGAGACACTTGAAGTATTACAAATGGACGCCAACAGGATAGGACCAGATGGTCTAACCAACCTTCTCCAGGAACTAGCGAGCAACAAAGTGTTATTAGAACTTAAG ATCAGTAAGAACCCTATCACAACCTTAGGTCCCGAGAGTGCCCTCCAGGTCATCAATGCTCACCCAGAAATGGGCATACAGGTGCTAGAGATACAG GATTCCTGGCTGACTAGCGAGGCGTGTAGACTTGTGTATGACATTCAGGAGTTGAAGCCTAAGTTTAAAGTAGTACACGGGGGATTCACAAACGCTCATGACCTTATAAAGGCATCCATTAAAAAGCGCGAGGAAAATTGTATGAATGACCCCTTCCTCTTCCTCATTAATTACGTCAATGACAACAGACTGCGTTGGATGGATCTGTTTAACAGACTCGACACCGACAAAAACTTCTCCATCAGTTACGATGAGTTCCGAGATGGTATGAAG GCTAACAACATACCGATATCTGACAAAGATGTACAGATTCTGATGGAGAGACTTGATGAAGACCATGACGGAGCTATTGATTTTGG TGAGCTACTCGAAGGTCAGAAGAAGTATTTGAAAAGGTTTGAGAAGGTGATGGGGGTCACCACTAGCATAACGTCATCTTCACCCTCGACTAGGCAGAATTCAAGGCCTCCATCACGGCAAAGGTCACGACCTTCGTCAAGGACACAGTCACGACCGACGTCACGGCAACAATCGAGACCTACATCTAG
- the LOC138318126 gene encoding leucine-rich repeat-containing protein 74A-like isoform X3 translates to MERLVGSRPASSASKIQRRATPRDRGQTPRGPTKTSSRLNSPLGSHAATDLGSELELITAAIEPTGGTLTVDIEDGDGWDTDLEDVKKLIEKAKPKKSENYPKRKVLSEEEKARLVYIRACIKFSITPSSLFLRGLKKEQINLQNQGLGPLGTQAVALSLVIDRSVTDLVISGNAIGQTGIRYITDMLMINDNISHLDVSDNNLQSYGAQALSNMLLQNDNILSLNASGNHFNRNDALLFAEAIQFYRFSLRVLDLSHNNFETEGGQHLGPALAANDTIEILDISWNHLSSKGVEAVAQGLKENTSIKTLNVSWNGIGDDGALFLVQAANVNETLEVLQMDANRIGPDGLTNLLQELASNKVLLELKISKNPITTLGPESALQVINAHPEMGIQVLEIQDSWLTSEACRLVYDIQELKPKFKVVHGGFTNAHDLIKASIKKREENCMNDPFLFLINYVNDNRLRWMDLFNRLDTDKNFSISYDEFRDGMKANNIPISDKDVQILMERLDEDHDGAIDFGELLEGQKKYLKRFEKVMGVTTSITSSSPSTRQNSRPPSRQRSRPSSRTQSRPTSRQQSRPTSRTDRTAALTIQQKARSDMETYAHTIQSSNESSMKS, encoded by the exons ATGGAGCGCTTGGTCGGAAGCAGGCCGGCGAGCAGTGCCAGTAAAATTCAAAGGAGAGCAACTCCAAGGGATAGGGGCCAGACCCCTCGAGGGCCAACGAAAACCTCGTCACGACTTAACTCACCTTTGGGGTCCCATGCTGCCACCGACCTTGGGTCTGAGCTCGAACTGATAACCGCAGCAATAGAGCCAACAGGCGGGACACTGACAGTTGACATTGAGGACGGGGATGGATGGGATACCGATCTAGAGGACGTCA AAAAGCTTATAGAAAAAGCTAAACCAAAGAAATCGG AAAATTACCCAAAGCGGAAAGTTCTTTCAGAAGAGGAGAAGGCACGCTTGGTCTATATACGGGCATGTATCAAATTCAGCATAACACCATCGTCGCTGTTCCTTCGGGGACTCAAAAAAGAACAGATCAACCTACAAAATCAAGGCTTAGGACCGCTGGGAACTCAGGCCGTCGCCCTCAGTCTGGTG ATTGATCGGAGCGTGACCGACCTCGTGATATCAGGAAACGCCATAGGACAAACTGGAATTCGATATATCACGGACATGTTGATGATAAACGATAACATTAGCCATCTT GACGTCTCTGATAATAATCTCCAGTCGTACGGCGCACAGGCCCTCAGTAATATGTTATTACAGAACGACAATATCCTGTCACTAAATGCATCAG GTAACCACTTTAACAGGAACGACGCCTTGTTGTTTGCTGAGGCTATTCAGTTTTAC CGGTTCTCCTTGCGGGTCTTGGACCTCAGTCATAATAATTTTGAGACAGAAGGAGGTCAACATCTGGGGCCCGCTCTAG CTGCCAACGACACCATAGAAATTTTAGATATCAGTTGGAACCACCTGTCTAGTAAGGGAGTTGAAGCCGTGGCGCAAGGACTCAAG GAGAACACCAGTATCAAAACCCTCAACGTGTCTTGGAATGGTATCGGCGACGACGGTGCCCTCTTTCTTGTACAGGCCGCTAATGTCAATGAGACACTTGAAGTATTACAAATGGACGCCAACAGGATAGGACCAGATGGTCTAACCAACCTTCTCCAGGAACTAGCGAGCAACAAAGTGTTATTAGAACTTAAG ATCAGTAAGAACCCTATCACAACCTTAGGTCCCGAGAGTGCCCTCCAGGTCATCAATGCTCACCCAGAAATGGGCATACAGGTGCTAGAGATACAG GATTCCTGGCTGACTAGCGAGGCGTGTAGACTTGTGTATGACATTCAGGAGTTGAAGCCTAAGTTTAAAGTAGTACACGGGGGATTCACAAACGCTCATGACCTTATAAAGGCATCCATTAAAAAGCGCGAGGAAAATTGTATGAATGACCCCTTCCTCTTCCTCATTAATTACGTCAATGACAACAGACTGCGTTGGATGGATCTGTTTAACAGACTCGACACCGACAAAAACTTCTCCATCAGTTACGATGAGTTCCGAGATGGTATGAAG GCTAACAACATACCGATATCTGACAAAGATGTACAGATTCTGATGGAGAGACTTGATGAAGACCATGACGGAGCTATTGATTTTGG TGAGCTACTCGAAGGTCAGAAGAAGTATTTGAAAAGGTTTGAGAAGGTGATGGGGGTCACCACTAGCATAACGTCATCTTCACCCTCGACTAGGCAGAATTCAAGGCCTCCATCACGGCAAAGGTCACGACCTTCGTCAAGGACACAGTCACGACCGACGTCACGGCAACAATCGAGACCTACATCTAG